A genomic segment from Desulfurobacterium pacificum encodes:
- a CDS encoding site-specific DNA-methyltransferase has translation MAIVSDLEKRLQEKLRELFQFESEDLDFGIYKMMNYKRKQIEQFIEKDLIGEIQKQLNVLSKEEKERIRKELERIEQKIKEVFGENAFEDGDLKEGFRDTPLGREYYEKKKALEQINISEDLEREIYNHLINFFSRYYDNGDFISKRRYGKKEKYCIPYNGEEVYFYWVNKDQYYIKTTEYFRKYTFWDKQKRIKVNFRVVEAEEEKGNVKSQEKKFFVLSKKVFDFDKKKNELNIYFEYRAVSKEEALKNGWGDKEGKGVKQEKINASIIEILEKKIPQNSPARLIFEKDGEKTLIEKHLNRYTKRNTTDYFIHKDLKGFLERELDFYIKNEFLQLDDLDVLEKSGYFDKLRVYLIAVRVFRNVALKIIEFLAQIENFQKKLWEKKKFVIDTHYVITLDKIKEYAGEEFLESILDEILNNKEQLKEWEELFGIKVKSKKGLKKGKEWKKLPIDTRYFNEEFKWKLLVALTEKNNLDEILDGVLIKSENWQALNLLLNKYYEKVQTIYIDPPYNAKSSEILYKNTFKHSSWLSLMENRLSLGKEFLRSKDGVFIIAIDENEQERLGLLLDNIFPKYKKTMVCVVHNRRGIQGENFRYTNEFAYFIYPEGKGIIKKTKIPEEEWEFSNLRNWGGESERKFGKNSFYPIYVDAKTLEIIDVGYPEEDTFHPEKQTLVVKKDGKEIYKVYPIDKTGIERKWRFARETLMNFIKKYPNAIRVKKKGDRIEIEVAQVLERPSTCWYLKKYDASVYGTQEITNLFKKKIFDFPKSVWTVFDSIKISSNYDSLVLDFFAGSGTTAHAVMKLNSEDGGKRKFILVEMADYFDTVIIPRIKKVAYSFHWKEGKPQDTDGIGVFFKYHTLEQYEDALENVEFEQQSEKQQKLLLELPDYFVKYMLEWETKNSSTFLNVEKLKDPFNYKLRIIENYQQKTVNVDLIETFNYLLGLNVSRYKVLDENGRKYVFVFGEKEGKKIAVVWRSLENINFEEDRKIIEREMENFKPDIVYVNGDSMVKGFTAIEPVFKTLMFEKVE, from the coding sequence ATGGCGATTGTTAGCGATTTGGAGAAGAGACTACAAGAAAAACTAAGGGAACTTTTTCAATTTGAATCTGAGGATTTAGACTTCGGCATTTACAAGATGATGAACTACAAGAGAAAACAAATTGAACAGTTTATAGAAAAAGACCTCATTGGCGAAATACAGAAACAATTAAACGTATTGAGTAAAGAAGAAAAGGAAAGAATCAGGAAAGAACTTGAAAGAATAGAACAAAAAATAAAAGAAGTATTTGGAGAGAATGCCTTTGAAGATGGAGACCTAAAGGAAGGATTTAGAGACACTCCTTTAGGTAGGGAGTATTACGAGAAAAAGAAAGCGCTTGAACAGATTAATATTTCTGAAGATTTAGAGAGGGAAATTTATAACCACTTAATTAACTTCTTTTCAAGGTATTACGACAATGGAGACTTTATAAGCAAGAGAAGATACGGCAAAAAGGAGAAATACTGCATTCCTTACAACGGAGAGGAAGTTTACTTTTACTGGGTAAACAAAGATCAGTACTACATTAAGACTACTGAATACTTTAGGAAATACACTTTTTGGGATAAGCAAAAAAGAATAAAGGTAAACTTCAGGGTAGTGGAAGCAGAAGAAGAAAAAGGAAACGTTAAGTCGCAGGAGAAAAAATTTTTCGTTTTGAGTAAGAAAGTTTTTGATTTTGATAAGAAGAAAAACGAATTAAACATTTATTTTGAATATAGGGCAGTAAGCAAAGAAGAAGCTTTGAAGAATGGTTGGGGGGACAAAGAAGGAAAAGGAGTAAAACAGGAAAAAATCAATGCTTCAATAATAGAAATATTAGAGAAAAAAATACCGCAGAATAGCCCTGCAAGGCTCATTTTTGAAAAAGATGGAGAGAAAACACTTATTGAAAAGCATCTTAACCGATATACCAAAAGGAATACTACCGATTATTTCATTCACAAAGACTTAAAAGGCTTCCTGGAAAGAGAATTAGACTTTTACATAAAGAACGAATTTCTCCAGTTAGATGATTTAGACGTATTAGAAAAGAGTGGTTACTTTGACAAGCTGAGAGTTTACCTTATTGCAGTTAGAGTGTTCAGGAACGTTGCCTTAAAGATTATTGAGTTTCTTGCACAGATTGAAAACTTCCAGAAAAAACTCTGGGAAAAGAAGAAATTTGTCATTGATACGCATTACGTTATAACCTTAGATAAGATTAAGGAGTATGCGGGAGAGGAGTTTTTAGAGAGTATCCTGGATGAAATCCTCAATAATAAAGAACAATTAAAAGAGTGGGAAGAGCTATTTGGAATTAAAGTTAAAAGCAAAAAAGGATTAAAGAAGGGTAAAGAATGGAAGAAATTACCCATAGATACCAGATACTTTAATGAAGAGTTTAAATGGAAGTTATTGGTTGCCTTAACAGAAAAGAATAACTTAGATGAGATTTTGGATGGAGTTTTAATTAAGTCAGAAAATTGGCAGGCTTTGAATTTGCTTTTGAATAAATACTATGAAAAGGTGCAAACGATTTATATTGATCCGCCTTATAATGCAAAATCATCTGAAATTTTATATAAAAATACGTTCAAGCATTCCTCGTGGCTTTCCTTAATGGAAAATAGGCTTTCTCTAGGAAAAGAATTTTTGAGAAGTAAAGATGGCGTTTTTATTATAGCTATTGATGAAAATGAGCAAGAAAGATTAGGATTACTATTAGATAATATATTTCCAAAGTATAAGAAGACTATGGTATGCGTGGTTCATAACAGAAGGGGAATACAAGGGGAAAATTTTAGGTACACAAATGAATTTGCGTATTTTATTTATCCAGAAGGAAAAGGGATTATAAAGAAAACAAAAATTCCAGAAGAAGAATGGGAGTTTTCTAATCTGAGAAATTGGGGAGGAGAATCGGAAAGAAAGTTTGGGAAGAATAGTTTTTATCCAATTTATGTGGATGCAAAAACTTTAGAGATAATAGATGTAGGATATCCAGAAGAAGATACATTTCACCCAGAAAAACAAACTTTGGTAGTTAAAAAGGACGGAAAAGAAATTTATAAAGTCTATCCTATAGATAAAACAGGTATAGAAAGGAAATGGAGATTTGCTCGTGAAACGTTAATGAATTTTATAAAAAAATATCCTAATGCTATTAGAGTTAAAAAGAAAGGTGACCGTATAGAAATTGAAGTAGCTCAAGTTTTAGAACGTCCGTCAACATGTTGGTATTTAAAAAAGTATGATGCGAGCGTTTACGGAACACAAGAAATAACTAATCTCTTCAAAAAGAAGATTTTTGATTTTCCTAAATCTGTTTGGACGGTTTTTGATAGTATCAAAATTTCATCCAATTATGATTCTTTGGTTCTTGACTTCTTTGCAGGTTCTGGAACAACAGCTCACGCAGTTATGAAACTTAACAGTGAAGATGGTGGAAAAAGGAAATTTATCCTTGTAGAGATGGCAGATTATTTTGATACTGTCATTATCCCAAGAATTAAAAAAGTGGCATATTCCTTTCATTGGAAGGAAGGAAAACCGCAAGATACAGACGGAATTGGTGTTTTCTTCAAATACCACACCTTAGAACAATACGAAGATGCATTGGAAAACGTTGAATTCGAGCAGCAAAGCGAAAAACAACAAAAACTTCTATTAGAACTTCCCGATTACTTTGTCAAATACATGCTTGAATGGGAAACCAAAAACAGCAGTACTTTCCTTAACGTTGAAAAATTGAAAGACCCGTTTAACTACAAGCTGAGAATCATAGAAAACTATCAGCAGAAAACCGTTAACGTTGATTTGATTGAGACGTTCAATTACTTGCTTGGCTTAAACGTAAGCAGATACAAGGTTTTAGATGAAAATGGCAGGAAATACGTTTTTGTCTTTGGAGAAAAAGAAGGAAAGAAAATAGCCGTTGTTTGGAGAAGTCTTGAAAACATTAACTTTGAAGAAGATAGAAAAATCATTGAAAGAGAAATGGAAAACTTTAAACCCGACATCGTTTACGTTAACGGCGATTCTATGGTTAAGGGATTCACGGCAATTGAACCTGTTTTCAAAACGTTGATGTTTGAGAAGGTGGAGTGA
- the rmuC gene encoding DNA recombination protein RmuC encodes MQASLVLQGLTLLCVFILSIVVIVLWLKLRESLNNPLNEEIYRILSSIRERLLLIEKDFENKILEKITGDLVKTKEDLVNNLLKLKDTVHETTRELSSKNDSLSSETKQKLTELESKINKTISEVTQSLNASNMKIVTDVKNTIQEVNKQFIEQTNRLSEKLGTLDQKLSVVEKISSEIQSLQDILKPPKQRGILGEVMLENLLKEVFPRDMYEFQYSMGTDKVDAVLKLDGKILPIDSKFPLENYIKVVEKGGDIRALVRDVKNMIDSISSKYIKPAEYNTTNFAFMYIPAESVWYSLFVMNPSVFRYALEKKVFPVSPNTLMSYLLVIMEGARAYEIEENLESLMRELNSICHDIEGCMAEMETFERHARNSLNRISSLRARFASFTSKVSSLKEV; translated from the coding sequence ATGCAGGCATCCTTGGTTCTTCAAGGGTTAACACTTTTGTGTGTTTTTATTCTTTCTATCGTCGTTATCGTTCTTTGGCTGAAGTTAAGAGAATCCCTAAATAACCCTTTGAACGAGGAAATTTATAGAATTTTGAGTTCTATTAGAGAGAGACTTTTACTTATAGAAAAGGATTTTGAAAACAAAATACTTGAGAAGATTACAGGAGATTTAGTAAAAACAAAGGAGGATTTGGTTAACAATCTGCTTAAACTCAAAGATACTGTCCATGAAACCACTAGAGAACTTTCATCTAAAAATGACAGTTTATCCAGTGAGACAAAACAGAAGCTAACGGAACTGGAAAGTAAAATAAATAAAACTATTTCAGAAGTTACTCAGTCTTTGAATGCGAGTAATATGAAAATTGTTACCGATGTAAAGAATACTATTCAGGAAGTTAACAAGCAATTTATCGAGCAAACCAATCGCCTTTCTGAAAAACTTGGGACGTTAGATCAAAAGCTATCTGTAGTAGAGAAAATATCGTCAGAAATCCAATCGCTGCAGGACATTTTGAAACCGCCGAAGCAGAGAGGAATCTTGGGAGAAGTGATGCTTGAAAATCTGCTCAAAGAAGTTTTTCCCAGAGATATGTATGAATTTCAATATTCCATGGGAACTGATAAAGTAGATGCAGTTCTGAAGTTAGACGGAAAAATTCTACCCATTGACTCTAAGTTTCCTTTGGAAAATTACATAAAAGTTGTTGAAAAGGGAGGAGATATCAGGGCTTTAGTAAGAGATGTTAAAAATATGATAGACAGTATATCAAGTAAATACATAAAACCTGCAGAGTATAACACCACTAACTTTGCTTTTATGTACATACCAGCGGAAAGTGTATGGTACAGCCTTTTTGTGATGAATCCTTCTGTTTTTAGATATGCTTTAGAAAAGAAAGTTTTTCCTGTTTCTCCTAATACTTTAATGAGTTATCTCCTTGTTATTATGGAAGGAGCTAGGGCTTACGAAATAGAGGAGAACCTTGAATCATTGATGAGAGAGCTGAATTCTATTTGTCACGACATAGAAGGTTGCATGGCTGAAATGGAAACTTTCGAAAGGCACGCTCGCAACTCTCTTAATAGAATAAGTTCTCTAAGAGCCAGGTTTGCTTCTTTTACTAGTAAGGTAAGTTCTTTAAAGGAAGTTTAA
- a CDS encoding DEAD/DEAH box helicase family protein, giving the protein MELEKHLVLNKYFLNLFGLNDFDELRGKLRDVQEGYDSDGRSHFVNVLKGLRPDWEAELLRYDSNIKTYVERLKRNRMQPKFNLKYFQYLAILFTEIFLEKCFDNKSGFLNELNEFLQKFNQANKTKIEPFTEEEFKKLAFWMATGSGKTLVMHVNYWQIRKYFDEWDNIILITPNEGLSKQHFEEMKLSGIPCKLYDGNLDSLKTKDGEVLIIDVHKLTKEKKGEGVRVDVSYFDGKNLVFIDEGHKGQKSEEQKWKKLREEIARNGFLFEYSATFGQIIGKNEDLLDEYAKAIIFDYSYKYFYTDGYGKDFHIYNLKAQEKKEKKKKKKNGKEIEVEEIVKYYPEEQVDLLLVANLLSFYEQLTIFENYYEELREYNIEKPLWIFVGSKVTGSGLNSDVVKILRFLDKVLKDEDFLKEKVKKILDGKSGLIDKEGNDIFRGKFEYIREFDPETIVSDIYQKVFNGRGNLSLYEIKNADGEIGLKTSTGEKYFGVINIGNVRDLKKLIKDYDIEVEEDHMSQSLFSDIKSSNSPLNILIGSKKFVEGWDTWRVSVMGLINMGKGEGPQIIQLFGRGVRLKGKDYSLKREENPDYKVKVLQTLLVFGLNADYMDAFLKAIEQEEVNYEEIEIPITFNRVKKWEKKIHTIKVNDNFDFLKYKLELENDDGILSKVKLDLRPKITLARGLNVESVDSKVDEPVKIPEEYFDLIDWQYIYSELMDYKLSSGFYNLVIKTEVVKDIAKSQRYEVFLLEDEDFGIESGNRLKIKSFKGIRKFQDIILLVLKDYISKFYRTKFKQESMNHLEVEALTIDDHPHMYPEDRRIIVKVPRDLIDDIKDILEQLRNYEPDICEIPEKWKKWDSFIVHFDKHLYTPLIVYEKNKKRITSFPVKLNEGETEFVRDLKAYFERYSEEFEGKDIFLLRNLSKRGIGFFVGIAGFYPDFILWVKEEDKERMIFIDPKGIRNIKGFHDEKVQFCVSYIKEIEENVKKKAGIELKLDAFLLSVTPYEKVKDNFGSKVSKEDFERHKILFLRDEENYLEKLFRQIFAECLE; this is encoded by the coding sequence ATGGAACTTGAAAAGCACTTAGTATTAAATAAATACTTTCTCAATCTTTTCGGCTTAAATGATTTTGACGAACTGAGGGGAAAATTAAGGGATGTACAGGAAGGTTACGACTCTGACGGAAGGAGTCACTTTGTAAATGTCCTGAAAGGTTTAAGACCTGACTGGGAAGCTGAGCTTTTAAGATATGACAGCAATATAAAAACATATGTTGAGCGGTTAAAACGCAATAGGATGCAGCCCAAATTCAATCTCAAGTACTTCCAATATTTAGCTATTCTATTTACAGAAATTTTCCTGGAGAAGTGTTTTGATAACAAAAGTGGCTTTCTGAATGAGTTGAACGAATTCCTTCAAAAATTCAATCAAGCAAATAAAACAAAGATAGAACCGTTCACGGAAGAGGAATTCAAGAAACTTGCCTTTTGGATGGCAACAGGAAGCGGGAAAACCCTTGTAATGCACGTGAACTACTGGCAAATCCGCAAGTATTTTGATGAGTGGGACAACATTATCTTGATAACTCCCAACGAAGGATTATCAAAACAGCACTTTGAAGAGATGAAATTAAGCGGTATTCCCTGCAAACTTTACGATGGCAACCTTGATAGCTTAAAAACAAAAGACGGGGAAGTTTTAATCATAGATGTTCACAAGCTGACTAAAGAGAAAAAAGGAGAAGGCGTAAGAGTTGACGTGTCTTACTTTGACGGCAAAAACCTTGTATTCATAGATGAAGGGCACAAAGGTCAGAAATCTGAGGAACAAAAATGGAAAAAACTGAGAGAAGAAATAGCAAGGAACGGTTTTTTGTTTGAATACTCAGCCACTTTTGGACAGATTATCGGAAAAAATGAGGACTTGCTTGACGAGTATGCTAAAGCAATAATTTTTGACTATTCCTACAAGTACTTCTATACTGACGGTTACGGTAAAGATTTTCACATTTACAACTTAAAGGCACAGGAAAAAAAAGAAAAGAAGAAAAAAAAGAAAAATGGAAAGGAAATTGAAGTAGAAGAAATAGTCAAGTACTATCCTGAAGAGCAGGTAGATTTACTGTTAGTGGCAAACTTACTGTCTTTTTATGAACAGTTAACTATTTTTGAAAACTACTATGAAGAATTAAGAGAATATAACATAGAAAAGCCGTTATGGATTTTTGTTGGAAGTAAGGTTACAGGTTCTGGTTTAAATTCTGACGTTGTGAAAATACTGCGTTTCTTAGATAAAGTTCTCAAGGATGAAGACTTTTTAAAAGAAAAAGTAAAAAAGATATTAGACGGCAAATCAGGACTGATAGATAAAGAGGGTAACGATATTTTTAGAGGAAAATTTGAATACATAAGAGAGTTTGACCCTGAAACTATTGTTAGCGATATATATCAAAAAGTTTTTAACGGTAGAGGCAATCTTTCCCTTTATGAGATAAAGAATGCCGATGGAGAAATCGGGTTAAAAACTTCTACAGGAGAAAAGTATTTTGGCGTTATCAATATTGGGAACGTTAGAGATTTAAAAAAATTGATAAAGGATTACGACATAGAAGTGGAAGAAGACCACATGAGTCAGTCTTTATTTTCTGACATAAAAAGCAGTAATTCTCCCTTAAATATTTTGATCGGCTCAAAGAAGTTTGTAGAAGGATGGGATACTTGGAGAGTATCCGTTATGGGATTGATAAATATGGGGAAGGGGGAAGGCCCTCAGATAATTCAGCTTTTCGGCAGAGGAGTGAGATTAAAAGGTAAGGATTATTCCCTAAAGAGGGAGGAAAATCCCGATTATAAAGTAAAAGTTTTACAAACACTTCTTGTTTTTGGTTTGAATGCGGATTATATGGATGCATTCTTGAAGGCAATAGAACAGGAAGAAGTTAATTATGAAGAGATTGAAATTCCTATAACGTTTAATCGGGTGAAAAAGTGGGAAAAGAAGATTCATACCATTAAAGTTAATGATAATTTTGATTTCTTGAAATACAAGTTAGAGCTTGAAAATGATGATGGTATTTTAAGTAAAGTGAAATTGGATTTAAGACCTAAAATAACGCTGGCACGTGGTTTGAATGTAGAAAGTGTGGATTCAAAAGTAGATGAGCCTGTAAAGATTCCGGAAGAGTATTTTGATTTAATAGATTGGCAATATATTTATTCAGAACTTATGGACTATAAGTTGTCAAGCGGTTTCTATAATCTTGTTATAAAAACAGAGGTTGTGAAGGATATTGCAAAGAGCCAGAGGTACGAAGTATTCTTGCTTGAAGATGAGGATTTTGGAATTGAGAGTGGAAATCGTTTGAAGATTAAGAGTTTTAAAGGAATTAGAAAGTTTCAGGATATTATTCTGTTAGTTCTGAAAGACTACATTTCTAAGTTTTATAGAACGAAATTTAAACAGGAAAGTATGAATCATTTGGAGGTGGAGGCGTTAACTATTGATGACCATCCTCATATGTATCCTGAGGATAGAAGAATAATAGTTAAGGTTCCTAGGGATTTAATAGATGACATTAAAGATATCTTAGAGCAGCTAAGAAATTATGAACCAGATATCTGCGAAATCCCGGAAAAATGGAAAAAGTGGGATTCTTTTATTGTACATTTTGATAAGCATTTATATACGCCATTAATAGTTTATGAGAAAAATAAAAAAAGAATTACTTCGTTTCCTGTTAAGTTAAATGAGGGAGAAACAGAGTTTGTTAGAGATTTAAAAGCTTACTTCGAGAGATATTCCGAAGAATTTGAAGGCAAAGATATTTTCTTGTTAAGGAATCTTTCAAAAAGGGGAATAGGGTTTTTTGTTGGTATTGCAGGTTTCTATCCTGATTTTATCCTATGGGTAAAAGAAGAAGACAAAGAAAGAATGATTTTTATTGATCCTAAAGGGATAAGGAATATTAAGGGCTTTCACGATGAAAAGGTTCAGTTTTGTGTTTCTTACATAAAGGAAATTGAAGAAAACGTAAAGAAGAAAGCAGGTATAGAATTGAAGCTAGATGCATTTTTACTCTCTGTTACTCCATACGAAAAAGTAAAAGACAATTTTGGTAGTAAAGTTTCAAAGGAAGATTTTGAAAGGCACAAAATTTTGTTTCTAAGAGATGAAGAAAATTATTTAGAAAAGCTTTTTAGGCAAATTTTTGCCGAATGTTTGGAATGA
- a CDS encoding ATP-binding protein, producing the protein MKTLKSEEIYKYLADLIRNANSSVKISSAWLKGNMISLLLSHLRENVELEVILRASELKDLLITDDRVFEEIRKRGGIVYLNNRLHAKFILVDDCKAVVGSANFTGAGLSDYDSGNIEAAVYYDDSDDPGEIKELVDYFERIKEDSSKFDDNLIGFAINPVKSDSFEFILIEPGIKERSYVKVNHLEGTVLAEITTIYSYDMGFFANPFSAGESAVFGSIDEFKTLFSGRKDKDWKKAAVWSYLNENGDKVRIAVAEILGIVTPDGKLETNMEPFDVGEPVCAASKEVLNAVSKTTWSGKSMAYPVEVGVFKGTDQKVFIDAKEVITKHMLILGTTGSGKSHFTKKFLSRLLQQYPVQVFIFDPHGEYYDGLRESVSEKYIEHEEYIEHIVFKETIFPIYPEEVENIIKEIGLSSIISGNSKVAKSNKSRLAAEIKPSLRTTSFKEKNLYDILLNVKTEEDEAISEEVASVLGEEILVSQVSTYDEMDSALKSDKKVIIFNFSCITDPATRVNLAGLVMQELFEKNKKDKKERIVVLEEAHNFAPESSYGDVSAGRNNLALTMARKIASEGRKFNLGLIVITQRPAQVSKYVLSQANTQAMFRTMNDSDLKAIESYVEFAGKSMIGLLPSLRTGVGILSGLGVPFPLVVEVK; encoded by the coding sequence GTGAAAACGCTCAAAAGTGAAGAAATATACAAGTACTTAGCTGACTTAATTAGAAATGCTAATTCTTCTGTAAAAATATCTTCTGCTTGGCTGAAAGGGAATATGATTAGTCTTTTGCTTTCACACCTTCGGGAGAACGTAGAACTTGAAGTAATTCTCAGAGCTTCGGAGCTTAAAGACCTGTTGATAACAGACGACAGAGTGTTCGAAGAAATTAGGAAGAGAGGAGGAATTGTTTATCTGAATAACCGCTTACACGCGAAATTCATCCTCGTTGATGACTGTAAAGCTGTTGTAGGTTCTGCCAACTTTACCGGAGCAGGGCTTTCCGATTACGATTCAGGAAACATAGAAGCTGCGGTTTATTACGACGACAGTGATGATCCTGGTGAGATAAAGGAACTTGTTGATTACTTTGAAAGGATAAAAGAAGACTCATCAAAATTTGATGATAACCTTATCGGATTTGCAATAAATCCCGTTAAGTCAGATTCTTTTGAATTCATTCTGATAGAGCCTGGAATAAAAGAACGCTCTTACGTTAAAGTTAACCATCTGGAAGGAACTGTATTAGCAGAAATAACTACGATTTACTCTTACGATATGGGATTCTTTGCCAACCCCTTTTCAGCCGGAGAATCGGCAGTTTTCGGTTCAATAGACGAATTCAAAACTCTTTTTAGCGGCAGGAAAGATAAAGATTGGAAAAAAGCAGCAGTCTGGTCCTACCTTAACGAAAACGGAGATAAAGTAAGAATTGCCGTTGCCGAAATACTTGGAATCGTAACTCCTGACGGGAAACTTGAAACTAATATGGAACCTTTTGACGTCGGCGAACCTGTTTGCGCTGCCTCTAAAGAAGTCCTAAATGCTGTGTCTAAGACAACCTGGTCAGGGAAAAGTATGGCTTATCCAGTAGAAGTGGGAGTATTTAAAGGTACGGACCAAAAAGTATTTATCGATGCAAAAGAAGTCATAACAAAGCACATGCTAATTTTAGGAACAACCGGTTCGGGAAAGAGCCACTTTACTAAGAAATTCTTATCAAGGCTTCTTCAGCAGTATCCTGTGCAAGTTTTCATATTTGACCCGCACGGAGAATACTATGATGGGTTAAGAGAATCTGTTTCTGAAAAATATATTGAACACGAAGAATATATTGAACACATAGTTTTTAAAGAAACGATTTTCCCTATTTATCCTGAAGAAGTGGAGAATATCATTAAAGAAATTGGATTATCTAGCATTATAAGTGGTAACTCTAAAGTTGCAAAAAGTAATAAATCACGCTTAGCAGCGGAAATAAAACCTTCTTTAAGGACAACTTCTTTTAAGGAAAAGAATCTTTACGATATTCTTTTAAATGTTAAAACTGAAGAAGATGAAGCTATTAGTGAAGAAGTTGCGTCTGTTTTAGGTGAAGAGATTTTGGTAAGCCAGGTAAGCACTTACGATGAAATGGATTCGGCTCTTAAAAGCGATAAGAAGGTTATTATTTTCAATTTTTCCTGCATAACTGATCCTGCTACCAGAGTGAACCTTGCAGGATTAGTCATGCAAGAACTCTTTGAAAAGAACAAGAAAGACAAAAAAGAAAGAATAGTTGTTCTTGAAGAAGCTCACAACTTTGCCCCTGAAAGCAGCTACGGAGACGTTTCAGCAGGTAGAAACAACCTTGCGCTTACAATGGCGAGGAAGATTGCTTCAGAGGGAAGGAAATTTAATCTCGGGCTTATTGTGATAACCCAGCGTCCTGCGCAGGTTAGTAAGTATGTTCTTTCTCAGGCGAACACTCAAGCAATGTTCAGGACAATGAATGATTCAGACCTTAAAGCAATAGAATCTTACGTGGAATTTGCAGGTAAAAGTATGATAGGACTTTTACCTTCCCTTAGAACTGGAGTCGGGATTTTAAGCGGTTTAGGAGTGCCTTTTCCACTGGTTGTGGAAGTTAAATAG
- a CDS encoding UvrD-helicase domain-containing protein yields the protein MDVYQESLLYKYSKGYRILRGTAGSGKTVVLAGKAVQEKVMNKNKRILIITFTNSLVGEIKSSIEKVLEAEEIEDVTVSDFEVTTIDSLVQNLVFRYTDNIKKKTNSKKARRILFNYLERNPNLIPDDAKYDVILCDESQDFSKELFSVVRSLSKKNSLIIFGVDETQRIYDGTDWKWIDVGFDARGKVTILRKSYRNPGKIFQLAIEFLRQDLQLMKELKELDAVVLDKGIESIRKDDGEIEFYETNNEFEKVAEIVVDLIENGTNYGDIFILTSLECHVKLFYRAISSKAPHLKNKLHYFSYHSPKKYKFVPDDKIVIMPYKSAKGLERPVVIVTGIGNLPYDSSREVAEKRRDRRTLYVALTRAQKKLIITSSREKDNGFTGDMKSVIERLSLVR from the coding sequence ATGGATGTTTATCAAGAGAGCCTTCTCTACAAGTATTCCAAAGGTTATAGGATACTAAGGGGAACTGCTGGTTCAGGGAAAACAGTAGTTCTTGCGGGAAAGGCAGTCCAGGAAAAAGTGATGAATAAGAACAAAAGAATTCTAATTATCACATTTACTAATTCCCTGGTAGGTGAAATCAAGAGCAGCATAGAAAAAGTTTTAGAAGCAGAAGAGATAGAAGATGTTACTGTGAGCGATTTTGAAGTTACTACAATTGACTCTTTAGTTCAAAATCTTGTTTTTCGTTACACAGATAATATTAAGAAAAAGACTAATAGTAAAAAAGCACGAAGAATCTTGTTTAACTACTTAGAGAGAAATCCAAACTTAATTCCTGATGATGCCAAGTACGATGTCATTTTGTGCGATGAATCACAGGACTTTTCTAAGGAACTCTTTTCTGTTGTCAGATCTCTATCTAAGAAAAACAGTTTAATAATTTTTGGAGTAGATGAAACCCAAAGAATATATGACGGGACAGATTGGAAATGGATAGACGTAGGTTTTGATGCTCGAGGTAAGGTAACTATCCTAAGGAAAAGCTATCGTAATCCCGGGAAAATTTTTCAATTAGCTATTGAATTTTTACGGCAAGATTTACAGTTAATGAAAGAACTAAAAGAGTTAGATGCTGTTGTGTTGGATAAAGGAATAGAATCAATAAGGAAAGATGATGGAGAAATAGAATTTTATGAAACTAATAACGAATTTGAAAAGGTAGCTGAAATTGTAGTTGACTTGATAGAAAACGGAACCAATTATGGAGATATATTTATACTTACTTCGTTAGAATGTCACGTTAAGTTGTTTTATAGGGCAATTTCATCGAAAGCCCCACACCTTAAGAATAAACTCCATTATTTCTCGTACCATAGTCCTAAAAAATACAAGTTTGTGCCTGACGATAAGATAGTCATAATGCCTTATAAATCAGCAAAGGGATTAGAAAGACCGGTAGTTATAGTTACAGGAATCGGCAACCTGCCTTATGACAGCAGTAGGGAAGTAGCTGAGAAAAGGAGAGATAGGAGAACACTTTATGTGGCTTTAACCCGAGCGCAGAAAAAACTGATTATTACTTCTTCCAGAGAAAAAGATAACGGTTTTACAGGGGATATGAAAAGTGTTATAGAAAGATTATCTCTGGTAAGATAG